From a single Leishmania infantum JPCM5 genome chromosome 36 genomic region:
- the TOR1 gene encoding putative target of rapamycin (TOR) kinase 1, with protein sequence MESKGGVGSSNGSGGTSSNRHPLIGQLRPIFQELESATPQTLPSIILKLEYVIEEEKDALFHRNSIKSYTANARTFPNWLNAQLRHLFEQPQTHMAGVQVLRALLPVEYVELNEMTKLFSELLVRCVLETADYNTAVEGGEVWGLLLNNGSSVVEGIIINCLQFSLALLMRGGHDEIFLREDVSHRGVDSEATVRSAMSPLVDSSRQGENAVLTDDDRFPKATKLSGCIFIQQLVRRVPSTIAPHVHNILECLRRAILDSNKLVRVSGGDALFYTLTISYRSTDPKFYSRWQNTFLEDAERSVMYGSDVVLHGCLLAFNAVLSATASREAEGRAVGFSNQGRKHILQFWTFINDNLVSTSHNSDVRAEVLNALPLLAQYDSTTFKEISVKHVRALAAAVFVGTEGKDERAMVFQVLARLFTVLPSLVVPFLDFMMKYIEASLTPQPLRDRCPEAVTCFATLSSVEPNAVRPFLRPLLGPLFAGSVTEHFARDVAKICTAFPELRSTCLSKVLEATKEQLLRMRNRPRHTSASSETDHSAIVRSLNSLGSLDFTGYSTLQFLCDAVIRYVSDPHEEVRRSAIDLCFKLALSGCSQSPCERTAVGVVIHRGREHLGLVNTVIRKLVSAAVADTESDIRLHTLEHLSTEFDYSLALQDICTALFPALHDHHQNRIAAVRLLGRLSSRNPSCILPMLRCVMVQCIMDIQLFHEPKRQEQAAVVLSAVVESAPAMARPYISSLLQDCVTRLQEENKPVPVITALLSLVGRLARYAEDDDVAVVAAIRPCVIRHILDSSSIQKKIEAIRALGDIIRTTKDVDVYETNPELLRVLLSALHGGFKETWPVRLDVLKLMGIIGAVDPVRAKEITRHLRDGGLSSSGAAAPAALQLSSSRGEEAIAQNVVKNVLGVLQLPCLSDDQCLCAVQVIANTLSLKEAASGCLTPMYRDILHTVVQQITLQAKIRENLFGVMTHIVYLYGQHIRPYLDELISTCVGFLPAAERGVLVEILCLLREMRRSLREEFSPSLSLVLPPLIQTVQADAAHSSEPVFAFLIEMGHLLDDHLHNVVPCVCEVASNPAYPVACRAAAADAIRHFARRLPRLVFHASRCVHCLCRVLKEMESHPLLFEQQPGASADAAQRRPAAELAAGGDTTASDVRSFVAVTLDAVRVVGRNLGSDFEKYTPLVFPLLDGYGQDGQDVKAFTLSTLRTSGRVVAPENAQAQEEETAARYRVNTQQLAQRRKAALEDNFAQLRSILLARDRETEEEWNLWLKQLAVELLRSSPSNAHGFAFALAQLHEPFARQMLHSAFAVCYAEMEPRTKEAVRALLGNVLRSDRVPSEVLQELLNLSEYMERLEMRFNPKEGSHSTYAGLLFDLKTLMGSSERCNFYAKALHYVEIQFYEATYEYERNVMRGQVRPLPPEEWSKLVQWCEKSIYLCNLLGLRESAEGMLKYIQRNFSFLTGKPPSELPLMMDAQLLEKLQWWSQSLRAYEKGLQAEPNKFSNMVGLMRSLDNLGDYGRLLESWKLFYPRITRKEASELAPYGAHAAWLLRCWDDMEKITAYMTDEGYVGTTAVFYRAVLATHKLQFHDAVPVIQNCRKRLDSTLSALVAESYDRAYGLFVGIQQLSELEEFAFVADNPQGLNHWQELWEKRLAAMAYEGWPGTLANHTLVIPLAQELEMWLRFVSLSRVHGRDRTSRDILFELLGKQTIAAALEQPRLPQPPIALAACQHFYDINERERAVELLETYLKKMDQAAPSLLDIGGGQASLAMCHAKLASWLFTVAKKKRQNVDAHYREYIRHHLEKATSLDSTNGTIWHTWARFNHDLVTHRSRGAASEVRRDEHVKHIVAAMDGYVRSVSCSQELEDMLGFLSLWFIHAALPQVQENAALQAEILQVSPTVWLKVLPQIIARLHSRDAVVSESVFQLLTIVAKAHPQALLYNLNVTLNSSVRGTESNTTEQMERKQAAQRLLGRIKEMHNHGRTMVKDAALVCQELVRCAVLWTELWFDELERAWFQWGRDKNAHNVFLVLQPLLEQLSHPNTLAESHFVAEFGELLGGACEYVEKAASTGNNVYMEDAWNRFKTAVKRMDEQINGMNSLALQLVSPRLMQSGKDLSLVVPGQYNEGGVYPRIASFQSTLRVMNSKQHPRRLYMTGTDGVLYKFLLKGHEDLRLDERVMQLLAFVNTLLEKHSAIQRRDCMIQVFSVTPLSENAGLVGWVDNCDTLHQLIKDYRVHSKYLSIEMNLMLSFNVDLDRLQVIQHVEPFEFALEQTEGADLANSLWMRAPSAESWLDRRTTYVCSLATMSMVGHILGLGDRHPSNLMIHSFSGRVVHIDFGDCFDVAQNRSAFPEKVPFRLTRMLVKAMEMGGIDGLFRHGCITVMGVLREEGSSILALLEAFVHDPLVSWWRDESEDGATASAAVASAAPSSSIPSAGAAAALGHYSQRAAYAAIGESFHKSRTAFASRTPASRSLAPRGRSFRAPQTSIASSPSAPPPLVSDRSSDILSNMSVNHTSEAKKVVNRIREKLEGREFAAWQLQASASAHAADDVGVAMKGQSEEDPMTSVSLGSAASAAPMASGEDGLSVQAQVSRLISEATSNENLCVHFQGWCPFW encoded by the coding sequence AGGCAACGAAGCTGTCGGGGTGCATCTTCATTCAAcagctggtgcgccgcgtgccaTCGACGATTGCGCCACACGTGCACAACATTCTTGAgtgcctgcgccgcgccatcctCGACTCCAACAAGCTTGTGCGCGTGagcggaggcgatgcgctCTTTTACACGTTGACCATTTCCTATCGTTCCACCGACCCAAAATTCTACAGCCGCTGGCAGAACACATTTCTCGAAGACGCGGAGCGGAGCGTCATGTACGGCAGCGACGTCGTCCTGCATGGCTGCCTGCTGGCCTTCAATGCCGTGCTCTCCGCGACGGCATCGCGTGAGGCCGAAGGGCGAGCAGTCGGCTTCTCCAACCAAGGGCGAAAGCACATTCTGCAGTTCTGGACGTTTATCAACGACAACCTGGTGAGCACCTCGCACAACAGCGACGTGCGCGCCGAGGTGCTCAACGCACTACCGCTGCTGGCTCAGTACGACAGCACTACCTTTAAAGAGATTTCGGTgaagcacgtgcgcgcgctggcggcggcggtgtttGTCGGCACGGAGGGCAAGGATGAGCGGGCAATGGTGTTTCAGGTGCTCGCGCGGCTTTTCACGGTGTTGCCCAGCCTTGTCGTACCGTTCCTGGACTTTATGATGAAGTACATCGAGGCATCGCTGACACCGCAACCTCTCCGTGACCGCTGCCCTGAGGCCGTGACATGCTTCGCCACGCTCTCTAGCGTAGAGCCGAACGCGGTACGCCCCTTCCTACGGCCCCTGCTTGGGCCCCTCTTCGCTGGGTCGGTGACGGAGCACTTTGCgcgcgacgtggcgaagATCTGCACGGCCTTCCCAGAGCTGCGGTCGACGTGCTTGTCGAAGGTTCTAGAGGCAACAAAGGAACAGCTGCTACGCATGCGTAACCGGCCCCGACACACCAGCGCGTCCAGCGAGACGGACCACAGTGCTATTGTACGCAGCCTCAACTCGCTCGGGAGCCTTGACTTCACGGGATACTCGACTTTGCAGTTCTTGTGCGACGCCGTTATTCGATATGTGTCAGACCCAcacgaggaggtgcgccgGAGCGCGATCGATCTGTGCTTCAAGCTGGCCCTCTCCGGCTGCTCTCAGTCGCCGTGCGAGCGCACAGCCGTTGGTGTCGTGATTCACCGCGGTCGGGAACACTTGGGCCTGGTGAACACCGTCATCCGGAAACTGGTGAGCGCGGCTGTTGCGGACACCGAGAGCGATATCCGCCTGCACACGCTGGAGCACCTGAGCACGGAGTTTGACTACTCACTGGCTCTGCAGGACATCTGCACGGCGCTGTTCCCCGCCCTGcacgaccaccaccagaACCGCATCGCAGCCGTTCGTCTCCTAGGCCGCCTTTCCAGTCGCAACCCCTCATGCATCCTTCCTATGCTGCGTTGCGTGATGGTGCAGTGCATTATGGACATTCAGCTCTTCCACGAACCGAAGCGGCAGGAGCaggctgcggtggtgctgagTGCGGTGGTGGAGTCCGCGCCTGCGATGGCACGCCCGTACATCTCGTCTCTTTTGCAAGACTGCGTAAcgcggctgcaggaggagaacAAGCCTGTTCCGGTGATCACGGCGCTCCTGTCGCTTGTCGGGAGGCTCGCGCGGTAcgcggaggacgacgacgtggCTGTGGTGGCCGCCATTCGACCGTGCGTCATTCGGCACATCCTCGACTCGTCCAGCATCCAGAAAAAGATCGAGGCAATTCGCGCCTTGGGCGATATCATCCGCACCACAAAGGACGTCGACGTGTACGAGACAAATcccgagctgctgcgcgtcctTCTCTCCGCTCTCCACGGCGGCTTCAAAGAAACGTGGCCGGTGAGACTGGATGTGTTGAAGCTGATGGGAATTATTGGCGCCGTCGATCCTGTTCGTGCCAAGGAGATCACGCGTCACTTGCGGGATGGAGGTCtgagcagcagtggcgcggccgcacctgctgcgttgcagctttcctcctctcgcgGGGAAGAGGCGATCGCGCAGAATGTCGTCAAGAACGTGCTCGGCGTCCTGCAACTGCCATGCTTATCCGATGACCAGTGCCTCTGTGCGGTGCAGGTGATCGCAAACACGCTGTCGCtcaaggaggcggcgagcgGGTGTCTTACCCCGATGTATCGCGACATTCTCCATACTGTTGTTCAGCAAATCACTCTTCAGGCTAAGATACGCGAGAACCTGTTCGGGGTGATGACGCATATCGTGTACCTTTACGGCCAGCACATTCGCCCATACCTGGACGAGCTCATTAGCACGTGCGTCGGCTTCCTtcctgctgcagagcgcggcGTCCTTGTGGAGATACTGTGTCTTCTGAGGGAGATGCGCCGCTCGCTCCGTGAAGAGTTCAGCCCTTCGCTCTCGCTGGTGCTGCCTCCGCTCATCCAGACGGTTCAGGCGGACGCCGCGCACTCCAGCGAGCCTGTGTTCGCCTTCCTCATAGAGATGGGGCATTTACTCGACGACCACCTCCACAACGTCGTGCCCTGCGTCTGCGAGGTGGCAAGTAATCCTGCTTATCCGGTGGCGTGccgtgcggcagctgcggacGCCATTCGCCACTTTGCTCGCCGACTGCCGCGCCTTGTGTTTCACGCGTCGCGCTGCGTGCACTGTCTATGCCGGGTGCTGAAGGAGATGGAGTCGCATCCACTGCTGTTTGAGCAGCAACCAGGAGCATCCGCGGACGCGGCTCAGCGCCGCCCTGCTGCCGAGCTAGCGGCTGGCGGAGACACGACGGCCTCAGACGTGCGCAGTTTCGTCGCCGTTACCCTGGACGCAgtgcgcgtcgtcggccgCAACCTCGGTAGCGACTTCGAGAAGTACACCCCCCTGGTGTTCCCACTGCTGGACGGCTACGGCCAGGACGGCCAGGATGTGAAGGCATTCACGCTCAGCACCCTGCGCACGAGCGGCCGCGTGGTGGCACCCGAGAACGCTCAGgcgcaagaggaggagaccgCTGCCCGGTATCGCGTCAACACTCAGCAGCTGGCTCAGCGGCGCAAggccgcgctggaggacaactttgcgcagctgcgcagcatccTTCTCGCGCGCGACCGGGAGACCGAGGAAGAGTGGAACTTGTGGTTGAAGCAGCTGGCAGTGGAGCTGCTACGGTCGAGTCCGTCGAACGCGCATGGCTTCGCCTTTGCCCTAGCTCAGCTGCACGAGCCCTTTGCGCGGCAAATGCTGCACTCCGCCTTCGCTGTATGCTACGCGGAAATGGAGCCGCGCACGAAGGAGGCGGTTCGCGCTCTTCTCGGCAACGTGCTCCGCAGCGACCGCGTGCCGtccgaggtgctgcaggagctgctgaacCTGTCCGAGTACATGGAGCGACTGGAGATGCGCTTTAACCCAAAGGAAGGCTCGCACAGCACGTATGCCGGGCTGCTTTTCGACTTGAAGACGCTGATGGGGAGCAGCGAGCGCTGCAACTTCTACGCCAAGGCGCTGCACTACGTCGAGATTCAGTTCTACGAGGCGACCTACGAGTACGAGCGCAACGTGATGCGCGGTCAGGtgcgcccgctgccgcctgagGAGTGGAGCAAACTTGTACAGTGGTGCGAGAAGAGCATTTACTTGTGCAACCTGCTGGGACTGCGCGAGAGCGCAGAGGGCATGCTCAAGTACATCCAGCGCAATTTTTCTTTTCTGACCGGCAAGCCTCCGTCAGAGCTGCCGCTTATGATggacgcgcagctcctcgagaAGCTGCAGTGGTGGTCTCAGAGTTTGCGGGCGTATGAGAAGGGCCTGCAGGCGGAGCCGAACAAGTTCAGCAACATGGTCGGCCTCATGCGCTCCCTCGACAACCTTGGCGACTACGGTCGGCTGCTGGAGTCGTGGAAGCTCTTCTACCCCCGCATCACGCGTAAGGAGGCCTCTGAGTTGGCCCCGTATGGTGCCCACGcagcgtggctgctgcggtgctggGACGACATGGAGAAGATCACAGCCTACATGACAGATGAAGGCTACGTTGGCACGACCGCTGTCTTTTACCGGGCTGTGCTCGCCACCCACAAGCTTCAGTTCCACGACGCCGTACCGGTGATTCAAAACTGCCGCAAACGACTCGACTCGACGCTGTCGGCACTCGTGGCGGAAAGCTACGACCGCGCCTATGGTCTGTTTGTTGGTATCCAGCAACTCAGTGAGCTGGAGGAGTTCGCATTTGTTGCCGACAACCCGCAGGGCCTCAACCACTGGCAGGAGCTCTGGGAGAAGCGGCTGGCTGCCATGGCCTACGAAGGCTGGCCCGGCACGCTTGCGAACCACACACTTGTCATCCCGCTggcgcaggagctggagaTGTGGCTGCGGTTCGTGTCGCTGTCACGCGTGCACGGTCGCGACCGCACATCGCGCGACATCCTGTTCGAGCTTCTGGGCAAGCAGACCATTGCGgccgcgctggagcagccgcggctgccgcaacCTCCAATTGCCCTCGCCGCCTGCCAGCACTTCTACGACATCAACGAGCGCGAAAGGGCGGTCGAGCTGCTTGAAACGTACCTGAAGAAGATGGATCAGGCAGCCCCCTCTCTGCTGGACATCGGGGGCGGTCAAGCGAGCCTGGCCATGTGTCATGCAAAGCTGGCGAGCTGGCTTTTCACCgtggcgaagaagaagcggcagaACGTTGATGCGCACTACCGTGAGTACATCCGTCACCACCTTGAGAAAGCGACCAGCCTCGACAGCACTAACGGCACGATTTGGCACACGTGGGCGCGGTTCAACCACGACCTTGTCACACACCGCTCCCGCGGTGCGGCGAGCGAGGTTCGCCGCGATGAGCACGTTAAACACATCGTGGCTGCCATGGACGGCTATGTGCGGAGCGTGTCCTGCTCGCAGGAGCTCGAAGACATGCTAGGGTTTCTCTCCTTGTGGTTCATTcatgccgcgctgccgcaggtgcaAGAgaatgcggcgctgcaggcggagaTTCTTCAGGTGAGTCCGACGGTGTGGCTCAAGGTTCTTCCCCAAATCATCGCCCGCTTGCACTCGCGCGACGCCGTTGTGTCAGAGTCCGTCTTTCAGCTGCTCACCATTGTCGCCAAGGCGCACCCGCAGGCGCTCCTGTACAACCTCAATGTCACGCTGAACTCCAGCGTGCGGGGTACAGAGAGCAACACGACGGAGCAGATGGAGCGCAAGCAGGCGGCACAGCGGTTGCTCGGTCGCATAAAGGAGATGCACAATCATGGCCGCACGATGGTCAAGGACGCCGCCCTTGTCTGCCAGGAGCTCGTACGGTGCGCAGTGCTCTGGACGGAGCTGTGGTTTGATGAGCTTGAGCGAGCGTGGTTTCAGTGGGGGCGCGACAAGAACGCTCACAACGTATTTCTTGTCCTTcagccgctgctcgagcagctgtCGCACCCTAACACCCTCGCCGAGTCGCACTTTGTGGCCGAGTTCGGTGAGCTACTTGGTGGGGCCTGTGAGTACGTGGAAAAGGCCGCGTCGACCGGCAACAATGTCTACATGGAGGATGCGTGGAACCGCTTCAAGACGGCTGTGAAGCGGATGGATGAGCAGATCAACGGCATGAACTCACTTGCCCTGCAGCTCGTGAGTCCGCGTCTGATGCAGAGCGGCAAGGACCTTTCGCTGGTGGTGCCGGGGCAGTACAACGAGGGCGGCGTGTACCCGCGCATCGCTTCCTTTCAAAGCACGTTGAGGGTGATGAACTCAAagcagcacccgcgccgcCTTTATATGACCGGCACGGACGGCGTCTTGTACAAGTTTCTCCTCAAGGGTCACGAAGATCTGCGGCTCGACGAGCGCGTCATGCAGCTGCTAGCTTTCGTGAACACACTGCTGGAGAAGCACTCGGCTATCCAGCGCCGTGACTGCATGATCCAGGTATTCTCTGTCACCCCCCTCAGCGAGAATGCGGGACTGGTTGGGTGGGTCGACAACTGCGACACACTGCATCAACTCATTAAGGATTACCGTGTGCACTCCAAGTACCTCTCCATTGAGATGAACCTGATGCTGAGCTTCAACGTCGACCTGGACCGGCTTCAGGTGATTCAACATGTCGAACCGTTCGAGTTTGCACTGGAGCAGACGGAGGGCGCCGACCTCGCCAACTCGCTGTGGATGCGCGCGCCAAGCGCTGAGTCGTGGTTGGACCGGCGCACCACTTATGTCTGTTCGCTTGCCACCATGTCCATGGTTGGCCACATTTTGGGCCTGGGCGACCGCCATCCGTCGAACCTGATGATCCACTCGTTCAGCGGTCGCGTCGTGCACATCGACTTCGGCGACTGCTTCGACGTGGCGCAAAACCGTAGCGCGTTCCCAGAGAAGGTGCCATTCCGACTGACTCGAATGCTGGTCAAGGCCATGGAGATGGGTGGCATCGACGGACTCTTCCGCCACGGCTGCATCACGGTGATGggtgtgctgcgcgaggagggtAGCAGCATTCTAGCTCTGCTGGAGGCTTTCGTACACGATCCGCTTGTGTCGTGGTGGCGCGACGAGTCGGAAGACGGGGCGACCGCatctgctgccgtcgcctcggcagcgccgagcagcagcattcCGTctgccggcgcggctgcggcactcGGACACTATTCGCAGCGCGCCGCCTACGCAGCCATTGGTGAGTCCTTTCACAAGTCCCGCACCGCCTTTGCCTCTCGCACGCCAGCGTCGCGCTCGTTGGCGCCGCGTGGTCGCTCCTTTCGCGCACCACAGACCTCGATCGCCTCCAGCCCTtctgctccgcctcccctcgTCTCCGATCGGTCGTCAGACATTTTAAGCAACATGTCAGTCAATCACACCAGCGAAGCAAAGAAAGTGGTCAATCGCATTCGCGAAAAACTCGAGGGCCGCGAGTTTGCCGCGTGGCAGCTCCAAGCcagcgcctcggcgcacGCGGCAGATGACGTGGGCGTGGCCATGAAGGGGCAGTCGGAAGAGGACCCAATGACTAGTGTCAGCttgggcagcgccgcgtctgcAGCACCGATGGCGAGCGGCGAAGACGGGCTTTCCGTTCAGGCGCAGGTGAGTCGGCTCATCTCGGAGGCTACCTCCAACGAGAACCTGTGCGTCCACTTCCAAGGCTGGTGCCCGTTTTGGTGA
- a CDS encoding putative homocysteine S-methyltransferase, with the protein MECSSLFVSHLPHPTGIGCNPVSTVVAGTRAARARTHFTHMENHHFLCWGLLANWKVGGMEAYLADPNQVVMLDGGLATELETRGCDLLDPLWSGKVLLESPQRIRDVALAYLRAGARCIITASYQITPQSLMEHRGLTEDAAVAAIEESVRIAQSVRERHLKEKPQAAPVFVAGSVGPYGAYLADGSEYRGDYVRSAE; encoded by the coding sequence ATGGAAtgctcttccctcttcgTTTCTCATCTTCCGCATCCAACGGGGATTGGCTGCAACCCTGTTTCCACCGTCGTTGCTGGAACTcgtgcggcacgcgcgcgcactcacTTCACTCACATGGAGAATCACCATTTTTTGTGTTGGGGACTCCTGGCGAACTGGAAAGTAGGTGGCATGGAGGCCTACTTGGCAGATCCAAATCAAGTCGTCATGCTCGATGGGGGCCTGGCGACGGAACTGGAGACGCGTGGCTGCGATCTTCTCGATCCTCTCTGGTCCGGCAAAGTCCTGCTGGAATCACCGCAGCGAATCCGCGACGTGGCGCTGGCATACCTGCGGGCTGGCGCACGATGCATCATCACAGCCAGCTACCAGATCACACCACAGAGTCTAATGGAACACCGCGGACTCACCGAGgatgctgctgtggcggccaTTGAAGAGTCGGTGCGCATTGCGCAAAGCGTTCGGGAGCGGCACCTGAAGGAGAAGCCACAGGCTGCACCGGTTTTCGTGGCCGGCTCTGTCGGCCCGTATGGTGCCTACCTCGCCGACGGTTCCGAATACCGCGGCGACTACGTACGAAGTGCGGAG